One window of the Salvia miltiorrhiza cultivar Shanhuang (shh) chromosome 6, IMPLAD_Smil_shh, whole genome shotgun sequence genome contains the following:
- the LOC130990975 gene encoding uncharacterized protein LOC130990975, whose amino-acid sequence MPAAKRSNYYPPETVLICRLYCEHTHDSVVGVDQKGAKFWGALCTQYNAEKPRASISRDVTQIKSHFQQVAKDSKRFEAMHKKCHDEWKSGMSDGQILEQAEAMWLAEYRVSFRYSHAWKILRESQEICKSQRGCSLRCPFGQTIKGVRRSSHNDF is encoded by the coding sequence atgccgGCGGCCAAACGTAGCAACTATTATCCGCCAGAAACGGTGCTAATTTGCCGTTTGTATTGCGAGCACACCCACGACTCTGTGGTGGGTGTCGACCAAAAAGGGGCGAAGTTTTGGGGCGCCCTCTGCACCCAATACAACGCTGAAAAGCCCCGAGCATCTATTTCACGCGACGTCacgcaaatcaaatctcactttcaacAGGTGGCGAAGGATTCGAAGAGGTTTGaggccatgcacaaaaaatgTCACGATGAATGGAAATCAGGCATGAGTGATGGTCAAATCCTGGAGCAAGCAGAGGCAATGTGGCTAGCCGAGTACCGTGTTTCGTTCCGGTATTCGCATGCATGGAAGATCTTGCGCGAGTCCCAAGAAATTTGCAAGTCTCAGCGAGGATGTTCACTCCGATGTCCATTCGGACAAACGATCAAAGGGGTCCGACGGTCTTCCCACAACGACTTCTAG
- the LOC130989674 gene encoding serine carboxypeptidase-like 25 → MARRERNYCFLTAIAALSLLLHTNIASGINEEEEADRIVALPGQPKVGFQQFSGYVTVNAAAGRALFYWLTEAVQNPSSKPLVVWLNGGPGCSSVGYGASEEIGPFRISKTSSGLYLNKFSWNNLANLLFLETPAGVGFSYTNRSSDLFDTGDRRTAKDSLQFLVRWLDRFPRYKNREIYLSGESYAGHYVPQLAKQIVDYNANTNHKINLKGFMVGNAVTDNHYDNLGTVNYWWSHAMISDKTYRQLMSTCDFQRQKESNECESLYYYAMDQEFGNIDQYNIYAPPCSNNSDSASATRRAMRLPHRPLSGLVGQLSGYDPCTEKYAEIYYNRADVQKALHANISGRIPYRWTACSETLNRNWNDSDASILPIYRQLIAAGLRIWVFSGDVDSVVPVTATRYSLAQLKLDTKIPWYPWYVKKQVGGWSEVYKGVTFATVRGAGHEVPMFKPRAALQLFGSFLQGKPLPKS, encoded by the exons ATGGCtagaagagagagaaactaCTGCTTCCTCACCGCCATTGCAGCACTCAGCTTGCTGCTGCACACCAACATAGCAAGTGGTattaatgaagaagaagaagcagataGAATCGTAGCTCTTCCCGGCCAGCCCAAGGTCGGATTTCAGCAGTTTTCCGGCTACGTCACCGTCAACGCCGCCGCCGGCCGCGCCCTCTTCTACTGGCTCACGGAGGCTGTTCAAAACCCCTCATCAAAGCCACTTGTTGTTTGGCTCAATGGAG GTCCGGGATGTTCTTCGGTGGGGTACGGTGCGTCGGAGGAAATCGGACCGTTCAGAATCAGCAAAACTTCATCCGGTTTATATCTCAACAAGTTTTCATGGAACAACTTAGCAAACCTACTCTTTTTAGAAACTCCAGCTGGCGTCGGTTTCTCTTACACCAACAGATCCTCCGACCTCTTCGACACCGGCGACCGCCGCACTG CCAAGGATTCGTTGCAATTTCTGGTGCGGTGGCTGGATCGCTTCCCCCGCTACAAGAATCGCGAGATTTATTTGAGCGGCGAGAGCTACGCCGGCCACTACGTTCCTCAATTGGCTAAACAAATCGTCGACTACAACGCCAACACTAACCACAAGATTAATCTCAAGGGTTTTATG GTGGGAAACGCGGTGACCGACAACCACTACGACAACCTGGGCACGGTGAATTACTGGTGGAGCCACGCCATGATCTCCGACAAGACCTACCGGCAGCTGATGAGCACGTGCGACTTCCAGCGGCAGAAGGAATCCAACGAGTGCGAGTCGCTCTACTACTACGCTATGGATCAGGAATTCGGCAACATCGATCAGTACAACATCTACGCGCCGCCCTGCTCCAACAATTCCGACTCCGCCTCCGCCACCCGCCGCGCCATGCGTCTGCCGCACCGCCCTCTCTCG GGTTTGGTCGGACAGCTGTCGGGATACGACCCGTGCACGGAGAAATATGCTGAAATTTACTATAATAGGGCCGACGTGCAAAAGGCTCTTCATGCAAACATAAGTGGCCGGATTCCCTATAGATGGACTGCTTGCAG CGAGACTTTGAATCGCAATTGGAATGACTCGGATGCCTCAATTCTCCCCATATACAGACAACTAATTGCAGCTGGATTGAGAATTTGGGTGTTTag CGGGGATGTGGACTCGGTTGTGCCAGTGACTGCAACAAGATATTCGTTAGCACAACTTAAGTTAGACACCAAAATCCCTTGGTACCCTTGGTATGTCAAGAAACAG GTGGGAGGGTGGAGTGAAGTGTACAAAGGGGTCACTTTTGCAACCGTGCGAGGGGCCGGCCACGAAGTGCCCATGTTCAAACCGCGAGCTGCCCTTCAGTTATTCGGATCTTTTTTGCAGGGGAAGCCCCTCCCTAAATCCTAA
- the LOC130989673 gene encoding exocyst complex component EXO70E2, producing the protein MRDCSVTTTTKTMMEAEEDLIAAAQLIMRALESNMKLSDDARKVLANLGSQLSSIARASESRDEEFEEEEEEEEEGISEIEQQLDKIQDKVMSWENDQSTMIWDCSNEEAYDYVRAVDEARRLVEVLEKRSSSNSGSDDDVSLRRAHDILQTAMARLEEEFKHLLVQNRQPFEPEHMSFRSTEDDLIEAGSVISSGDDSLEDVRDSMGRPSEEYAVELVNQDVVQDLKSIAGLMFDSGYGRECSQVFVNVQKDALDDCLFILEVEKLSIEDVLRMEWNALNSKIRRWIRVMKVFVRVYLASEKLLTDQIFGSVSSVCFADSSKSAMLQLLNFGEAISIGPHQPEKLIRILDMYEVLADLTPDIMALYSDEAGGSCVRAECRDVLERLGECAKTTFVEFENAVASNVSSNAFPGGGVHPLTRYVMNYIKALMDYRGTLDNVLRERGDDDPAPAPASPDTSPSGEEEDGASCASSAMAVHFRSLISILEANLDGKAKLYKEESLQHLFLMNNIHYMAEKVKGSDLRTVLGDDWIRKHNWKFQQHAMNYERATWSLILALLREEGFQNPGANSVSSRTLKERLQSFYVSFEEVYKSQTGWSIPDPQLRDDLRISTSLKVIQAYRTYVGRHSNHISEKHIKYSADDLEDYLMDLFEGSQKSLHGSHRTR; encoded by the coding sequence ATGAGAGATTGCTCAgttacaacaacaacaaaaacgaTGATGGAAGCAGAAGAGGACTTGATTGCTGCGGCGCAGCTAATCATGAGAGCATTGGAATCAAACATGAAGCTGAGTGATGATGCTAGAAAAGTTTTGGCAAATCTTGGCTCACAGTTGAGCAGCATAGCTAGAGCTAGCGAGAGCCGGGATGAGGAGttcgaggaggaggaggaggaagaggaagaggggaTTAGTGAGATCGAGCAGCAGCTCGATAAGATTCAAGATAAGGTCATGAGTTGGGAGAATGATCAGTCTACTATGATATGGGATTGTAGCAATGAAGAAGCTTATGATTATGTGAGAGCTGTTGATGAAGCTCGAAGGTTGGTTGAGGTTTTGGAGAAGAGGAGCTCGAGTAATAGTGGCAGTGACGACGATGTTTCGCTGCGCAGGGCTCACGACATTCTTCAGACAGCAATGGCTAGACTGGAGGAGGAGTTCAAGCACTTGCTGGTGCAGAACAGGCAGCCCTTTGAGCCGGAGCACATGTCGTTTCGTTCCACTGAGGACGATCTGATTGAGGCCGGCTCTGTGATCTCGTCCGGGGATGATTCCCTCGAGGATGTTAGGGATAGCATGGGCCGGCCCTCGGAGGAGTACGCGGTGGAGCTGGTGAATCAGGATGTGGTGCAAGACTTGAAGAGCATTGCTGGTTTGATGTTCGACTCCGGTTATGGGAGGGAATGCTCTCAAGTGTTTGTGAATGTGCAGAAGGATGCCCTAGATGACTGCCTCTTCATTCTTGAAGTGGAGAAGCTGAGCATTGAGGATGTGCTGAGGATGGAGTGGAACGCGTTGAACTCGAAGATCCGGCGGTGGATCCGGGTGATGAAGGTGTTCGTGCGCGTCTACCTCGCCAGCGAGAAGCTGCTCACGGATCAGATATTCGGGTCCGTGAGCTCTGTCTGCTTCGCGGACTCGTCAAAGTCCGCGATGCTGCAGCTTCTCAACTTCGGCGAGGCCATATCCATCGGGCCGCACCAGCCGGAGAAGCTGATCCGGATCCTCGACATGTACGAGGTGCTCGCGGATCTCACGCCGGACATAATGGCCCTGTACTCGGACGAGGCAGGGGGGTCCTGCGTTAGGGCCGAGTGCCGGGACGTGCTGGAGAGGCTGGGGGAGTGCGCGAAGACGACCTTCGTCGAGTTTGAGAACGCCGTGGCGTCCAACGTGTCGAGCAACGCCTTCCCCGGCGGCGGGGTCCACCCCCTCACGAGATACGTGATGAACTACATCAAGGCCCTGATGGACTACAGGGGAACCCTAGACAATGTGTTGAGGGAGAGGGGGGACGATGATCCGGCTCCGGCCCCGGCCTCCCCCGACACCAGTCCATCCGGTGAGGAGGAGGATGGAGCCTCGTGCGCCTCCTCCGCCATGGCCGTGCATTTCAGGTCGCTGATCTCGATTCTCGAAGCCAACCTCGACGGCAAGGCCAAGCTGTACAAGGAGGAGTCGCTCCAACACCTCTTCTTGATGAACAACATCCACTACATGGCCGAGAAGGTGAAAGGATCCGATCTCCGCACCGTGCTGGGCGACGATTGGATCCGAAAACACAACTGGAAGTTCCAGCAGCACGCGATGAACTACGAGAGGGCGACGTGGAGCTTGATTCTCGCCCTGTTGAGGGAGGAGGGCTTCCAAAACCCGGGCGCCAACTCCGTGTCATCGAGGACTCTCAAGGAGAGGCTGCAGAGCTTCTACGTCTCGTTCGAGGAGGTCTACAAGAGCCAGACGGGGTGGTCGATCCCGGACCCTCAGCTCCGGGACGACCTCCGGATCTCGACGTCCCTCAAGGTCATCCAAGCTTACCGGACTTATGTGGGAAGACAtagcaatcacatcagtgagaAACACATCAAATACAGTGCTGATGACTTGGAGGATTACCTTATGGATCTCTTTGAAGGATCACAAAAATCTTTGCATGGAAGCCATAGGACAAGATGA